A single window of Mycobacterium sp. ITM-2016-00318 DNA harbors:
- a CDS encoding Zn-ribbon domain-containing OB-fold protein produces the protein MTTSQSSPVQIDSHQPPLSAPLRLSFDYTRSVGPLLSQFFTALRGRRIVGVRGSDGRVLVPPAEYDPVTYEPLTEVVPVSAVGTVVSWTWQAGPLEGQPLDRPFAWALIKLDGADTPLLHAVDAGSSDAISTGARVAAHWIDEPVGAVTDIAYFSLGDEEEPTVETSDDLEPVTIQVSPSSIEIQHTASLPETAYLKALKEGKLLGARTGPNGKLYFPAREADPATGKVLDEFVELPDKGTVTTFAIINIPFAGQRIKPPYVAAYVLLDGADIPFLHLVSDIDAADVRMGMRVEAVWRPREEWDFGIDNIEYFRPSGEPDADYDTYKHHL, from the coding sequence GTGACCACCAGCCAAAGCAGCCCGGTGCAGATCGACAGCCATCAGCCGCCCCTCTCGGCGCCATTGAGGCTCTCATTCGACTACACCCGTTCAGTGGGACCGCTCCTGAGTCAGTTCTTCACCGCCCTGCGCGGACGACGCATTGTCGGCGTGCGCGGTTCGGACGGGCGGGTGCTTGTTCCGCCCGCTGAGTATGACCCCGTGACCTACGAACCGTTGACCGAGGTCGTGCCGGTGTCCGCGGTCGGGACGGTGGTGTCGTGGACATGGCAGGCCGGCCCACTGGAAGGCCAGCCGCTGGATCGGCCGTTCGCCTGGGCGCTGATCAAACTCGACGGCGCCGACACCCCGCTGCTGCACGCCGTCGACGCGGGGTCGTCGGACGCGATCAGCACCGGCGCACGCGTGGCCGCGCATTGGATCGACGAACCGGTCGGCGCTGTCACCGACATCGCCTACTTCTCGCTCGGGGATGAAGAAGAGCCGACCGTCGAGACCTCCGACGACCTCGAGCCGGTGACCATTCAGGTGTCGCCGAGCAGCATCGAGATCCAGCACACCGCATCCCTTCCCGAGACCGCCTACCTCAAGGCGCTCAAGGAGGGCAAGCTGCTCGGCGCCCGCACCGGGCCCAACGGCAAGCTGTACTTTCCCGCGAGGGAAGCCGACCCCGCGACGGGCAAGGTCCTCGACGAGTTCGTCGAGCTGCCGGACAAGGGCACCGTCACGACGTTCGCGATCATCAACATCCCGTTCGCGGGTCAGCGGATCAAGCCGCCCTACGTCGCCGCCTACGTACTCCTCGACGGCGCGGATATCCCTTTCCTCCATCTGGTCTCCGACATCGATGCGGCCGACGTGCGGATGGGCATGCGGGTCGAAGCGGTCTGGAGGCCACGCGAGGAATGGGATTTCGGCATCGACAACATCGAGTACTTCCGGCCGAGCGGCGAACCGGACGCCGACTACGACACCTACAAGCACCACCTCTGA
- a CDS encoding thiolase domain-containing protein: MTVTDVAVVGFAHAPHVRRTEGTTNGVEMLMPCFASIYQELGLAQTDIGFWCSGSSDYLAGRAFSFISAIDSIGAVPPINESHVEMDAAWALYEAYIKILTGQVETALVYGFGKSSAGTLRRVLALQTDPYTVAPLWPDSVSMAGLQARFGLDAGKWTAEQMAQVALDSFAAADRTDSEKPAKSIDELLARPFFADPLRRHDIAPITDGASAIVLASGDKARELRENPAWITGIEHRIETPVLGARDLTSSPSTEASATVATGGDPGSIEVAEIYAPFTHQQLILTEAIGLPASTKVNPSGGTLAANPMFSAGLERIGFAAQHIWNGSAGRVLAHATSGPVLQQNLVAVLEGKQS, translated from the coding sequence CTGACCGTGACTGACGTTGCTGTGGTGGGCTTCGCCCACGCCCCGCACGTGCGCCGCACCGAAGGCACCACCAACGGCGTCGAGATGCTGATGCCGTGCTTCGCATCGATCTATCAGGAGCTGGGCCTGGCGCAGACGGACATCGGCTTCTGGTGCTCCGGTTCGTCGGATTATCTTGCCGGACGCGCATTTTCGTTCATCTCGGCGATCGACTCGATCGGAGCGGTGCCGCCGATCAACGAGTCGCATGTCGAGATGGACGCCGCGTGGGCCCTCTACGAGGCCTACATCAAGATCCTGACCGGCCAGGTCGAGACCGCGCTGGTGTACGGGTTCGGCAAGTCGTCGGCGGGCACATTGCGCCGCGTGCTCGCACTGCAGACCGACCCGTACACGGTCGCTCCGCTGTGGCCTGATTCGGTGTCGATGGCCGGGTTGCAGGCCCGCTTCGGCCTCGACGCGGGTAAGTGGACGGCCGAACAGATGGCCCAGGTGGCGCTCGACTCGTTCGCCGCCGCAGACCGCACCGATTCGGAGAAGCCGGCCAAATCGATCGACGAACTGCTGGCCCGACCGTTCTTCGCCGATCCATTGCGGCGCCACGATATCGCCCCGATCACCGATGGCGCATCGGCGATCGTGCTGGCATCCGGCGACAAGGCTCGTGAGCTGCGCGAGAACCCCGCGTGGATCACCGGTATCGAGCACCGCATCGAAACGCCCGTGCTGGGCGCACGGGACCTGACGAGCTCACCGTCGACGGAAGCGTCGGCCACGGTGGCCACGGGCGGTGACCCGGGGTCGATCGAGGTGGCCGAGATCTATGCGCCCTTCACCCATCAGCAGCTGATTCTGACCGAGGCGATCGGCCTTCCGGCGTCTACGAAGGTCAATCCGTCGGGGGGGACCCTTGCGGCCAACCCCATGTTCTCGGCAGGCCTCGAGCGCATCGGCTTTGCCGCCCAGCACATCTGGAACGGCTCAGCGGGCCGGGTGTTGGCCCATG